In the Halictus rubicundus isolate RS-2024b chromosome 12, iyHalRubi1_principal, whole genome shotgun sequence genome, CCTGTgtaattctttttaatatcCATAACAAGGAAAATATAACATCTTCAATGACCTGTACATTTAAACAATGTATTATATTACAAACATGCAGAGAGTGTTCCATTTTAATCTTCCAGGACAGATATCTCcgaaaatacgaaaaatatgaaaaaacatTTTAGACAAAAGTGAGGGTTTCGAGAGGTTCAGATCATGCTGTTATTTATTTGACATCGAGATGACCTTATAGTACCCTACGAAGGTCAAGATTGCTTGAAACGATTATTCATATCTTTTGTATCTTTGTAGATACTTATCGTGGGATATTAAAATGGAACATCCTGTATAATACATCTACATTAACATTTTGCTTGATGTCTAAAACATTTTGAGATAAAACGATCTACTTATTATACGGGAGTGTAGAAGATTTTTACATTGCATAgacaaataattttgtttaattctTGTAGATCGATTTTAGAGAAGAACGGTTCGGCGGTGGACGCTGCAATAGCCTCCATGATCTGCAACGGGCTGGTGAACATGCAAAGCATGGGAATAGGTGGTGGTTTTTTCATGACGATTTACGAGAAACAAACGCAAACGGCGTACACGTTAATAGCAAGAGACAAGGCGCCATTGGCGGCCAACGCGACGATGTACGAGGGGAAACCGGACGATGCATCGTTCATCGGTACACAGCACCTCTTTGTTTTCCTTTCTCTTTCCAAGTAACACGGAATACTAGCAATTACGCATGCCATCAGGACCGTTGGCCATCGCTGTTCCCGGCGAAGTGGCTGGCTACTGGGAGGCCCACAAACGGTTTGGTAAATTGCAATGGGCCGAGTTGTTCGAGCCCTCGATCGAACTATGCGAGACGGGCTACAATCTGACAAAAATCCAATACGACGGATTCCAGTTCAATACGAAGAACATTTACAACGACCCGATCCTAAAGTAAACGCAGCGTTACGATACCCTAACTAAGAGCAATGCTGAGACCGATTTCgagttaaaaaatgtattctgtATAGAAATTTGTTCGTCGACCCGAAGACCAACGACTTCTACGGACCAGGATCGGTCATCAAGCCGAAGGAGCTTTGTAAAACTTTGCGAACCATCGCGAAGAATGGGGCACCGGAATTTTATAATGGCACCCTGGGCAAGCTTCTGGTCCAAGACTTGCAATCGAAAGGGGCGATATTGACGACGAAAGATTTGAACAGTTATAGGTAAACTTTACTCGAGTATTGAGCGTAAAGTGGACGGTGGATCtctgcgcaaaataaaaatttgcttcaTCAATTGCGAGAGACAGTAACCGTTcggaaattttttttctctttaataactTTAGTAAGTGGAAAAAATAGCATATACGTGTTCTTACAATTCTTTTAGTCTTTCCACTGTTTAACTTGCAGTAAATGTTCTGAATTACTGTTGATAGATTCTAATCAATTCCAGAGCTATCTGGGAGGAACCACTGAAAGCGAACCTCTTCAACGGGATAAGGCTCTACACCGTCGGCATGCCAGCCAGTGGAGCTCTCCTCACatacattttaaacattttagaCAACTTCCACTTCACTCCTGACAGCATAGCCGACTACAACAGCACGATCCTTACGTATCATCGCATGATAGAAACGTTCAAGTACGCTTACGCGTTGAGGAACGAGATGGCCGATAAACAGTTCGTTGACATGGAAGAAGTTAGTAAACCCAGTTTAACTAACTGGCTCTCGCAGCGGAGCGAGAGTACATACATAGTTCAAGGTCTGCCGGGGGAAGATCGCCGGAAACGTTTGCAATTAACATTGAGGTCGGGTCTCGCGGCTACTACTGCGTGAAAAGTAATTTACCATCTGGCGAACTTCCCTCGCGAAGAGAAAATCGCGAACAATCGAATAATCTTGATCGTTACCCGGCTATAATTCTGTTTCAGTTGACAAGGAACTTGACGTCTAGGAGCTACGCACACTTaacgaaaatgaaaatagaCGATCATAACACGTGGGACGATCCGAAGCATTATGGGGCCGTGACGATGAGCAACCCGAAGGATCAGGGAACCGCACATGTTTCTGTGCTGGCGCCGAACGGTGATGCTGTGGCAGCCACTAGCACTATCAATTTCTAGTATGTTCTGTTTCTAATTGGCAGAATAAATTGCTTTTTGATAGTGCTACTGACTTGTGGTGCAATTCAGTACAAATCAGAGATTGTATTTAAATGACAATACTTAAGTGGACCGTTGGAGATATAATCCTTGGAGATGGACTGTTAAAATGCTGGCAATTATTCAATAGGCATTCAT is a window encoding:
- the LOC143360014 gene encoding scoloptoxin SSD14 isoform X2, with product MVIKKRLLVNRENMTSSASSSTSSAYASTDDVRQYYDNDKRNFLDSDEIGTARLLRSYSPGRNRAAGFFTRHFVNKFYLTTKNILIAGIILSTAILAVIVVCSIYGARRELEFHENEEVPPDPEAALPPSASKLRIFKSAAVCADGAPCAVVGKSILEKNGSAVDAAIASMICNGLVNMQSMGIGGGFFMTIYEKQTQTAYTLIARDKAPLAANATMYEGKPDDASFIGPLAIAVPGEVAGYWEAHKRFGKLQWAELFEPSIELCETGYNLTKIQYDGFQFNTKNIYNDPILKNLFVDPKTNDFYGPGSVIKPKELCKTLRTIAKNGAPEFYNGTLGKLLVQDLQSKGAILTTKDLNSYRAIWEEPLKANLFNGIRLYTVGMPASGALLTYILNILDNFHFTPDSIADYNSTILTYHRMIETFKYAYALRNEMADKQFVDMEELTRNLTSRSYAHLTKMKIDDHNTWDDPKHYGAVTMSNPKDQGTAHVSVLAPNGDAVAATSTINFYFGSGVVSDRTGILLNNAMNDFGVPSTISYFGIPPSPNNHIAPGKRPLSSMVPSILVDSNGDVKMVIGASGGTKITTTVSQIVAKILWMGQTVKQAIDAPRIHHQLYPPEIAYEYGIQKQVIDGLKKIGHKTARYRVRGSVACVIFINNDTVYANADFRKGGDVYGID
- the LOC143360014 gene encoding scoloptoxin SSD14 isoform X3 → MTRRNSFEEIEETRKKPRFYLTTKNILIAGIILSTAILAVIVVCSIYGARRELEFHENEEVPPDPEAALPPSASKLRIFKSAAVCADGAPCAVVGKSILEKNGSAVDAAIASMICNGLVNMQSMGIGGGFFMTIYEKQTQTAYTLIARDKAPLAANATMYEGKPDDASFIGPLAIAVPGEVAGYWEAHKRFGKLQWAELFEPSIELCETGYNLTKIQYDGFQFNTKNIYNDPILKNLFVDPKTNDFYGPGSVIKPKELCKTLRTIAKNGAPEFYNGTLGKLLVQDLQSKGAILTTKDLNSYRAIWEEPLKANLFNGIRLYTVGMPASGALLTYILNILDNFHFTPDSIADYNSTILTYHRMIETFKYAYALRNEMADKQFVDMEELTRNLTSRSYAHLTKMKIDDHNTWDDPKHYGAVTMSNPKDQGTAHVSVLAPNGDAVAATSTINFYFGSGVVSDRTGILLNNAMNDFGVPSTISYFGIPPSPNNHIAPGKRPLSSMVPSILVDSNGDVKMVIGASGGTKITTTVSQIVAKILWMGQTVKQAIDAPRIHHQLYPPEIAYEYGIQKQVIDGLKKIGHKTARYRVRGSVACVIFINNDTVYANADFRKGGDVYGID
- the LOC143360014 gene encoding scoloptoxin SSD14 isoform X1 yields the protein MVIKKRLLVNQRENMTSSASSSTSSAYASTDDVRQYYDNDKRNFLDSDEIGTARLLRSYSPGRNRAAGFFTRHFVNKFYLTTKNILIAGIILSTAILAVIVVCSIYGARRELEFHENEEVPPDPEAALPPSASKLRIFKSAAVCADGAPCAVVGKSILEKNGSAVDAAIASMICNGLVNMQSMGIGGGFFMTIYEKQTQTAYTLIARDKAPLAANATMYEGKPDDASFIGPLAIAVPGEVAGYWEAHKRFGKLQWAELFEPSIELCETGYNLTKIQYDGFQFNTKNIYNDPILKNLFVDPKTNDFYGPGSVIKPKELCKTLRTIAKNGAPEFYNGTLGKLLVQDLQSKGAILTTKDLNSYRAIWEEPLKANLFNGIRLYTVGMPASGALLTYILNILDNFHFTPDSIADYNSTILTYHRMIETFKYAYALRNEMADKQFVDMEELTRNLTSRSYAHLTKMKIDDHNTWDDPKHYGAVTMSNPKDQGTAHVSVLAPNGDAVAATSTINFYFGSGVVSDRTGILLNNAMNDFGVPSTISYFGIPPSPNNHIAPGKRPLSSMVPSILVDSNGDVKMVIGASGGTKITTTVSQIVAKILWMGQTVKQAIDAPRIHHQLYPPEIAYEYGIQKQVIDGLKKIGHKTARYRVRGSVACVIFINNDTVYANADFRKGGDVYGID